From one Pseudomonas sp. S35 genomic stretch:
- a CDS encoding cytochrome c peroxidase yields MVGCGAPLMAAPLNEALKPLPTVPVLDAAKVELGRQLFNEPRLSVNNTLSCASCHHLEAGGADNRPFSVGFDGKPVEINTPSVFNASLNFKQFWNGRVDTLEAQVEQVVISPVEMGSDWKTVVQNLAALPAYQHAFKQAYPDGVTAANVQNALATYERTLLTPNSRFDQYLLGNTDILTTQEKYGYQRFKDYGCIACHQGVNIGGNMFQKFGVMGDYFKARGNPVESDLGRYLLTKDEEDRYVFKVPSLRNVAVTAPYFHDASATTLTEAVDVMFKYQLGRNPSQEDKDLIIQFLKTLTGEWAGKPL; encoded by the coding sequence ATGGTGGGGTGCGGCGCGCCACTGATGGCCGCGCCGCTGAACGAGGCGCTCAAGCCTTTGCCGACCGTACCGGTTCTGGACGCGGCCAAAGTGGAACTGGGCCGCCAGCTGTTCAATGAGCCACGCCTGTCGGTGAATAACACGCTCTCCTGCGCCAGTTGCCATCACTTGGAAGCCGGGGGGGCTGACAACAGGCCTTTCTCCGTGGGCTTCGACGGTAAACCGGTAGAGATCAACACCCCCTCGGTCTTCAACGCCAGCCTGAATTTCAAGCAGTTCTGGAATGGGCGCGTGGACACACTGGAGGCGCAGGTCGAGCAAGTGGTCATCAGCCCGGTGGAAATGGGCAGCGACTGGAAAACCGTGGTGCAGAACCTGGCCGCCCTGCCCGCCTACCAGCATGCGTTCAAGCAGGCGTACCCGGACGGCGTCACCGCCGCCAATGTGCAGAACGCCCTGGCCACCTATGAACGCACCCTGCTGACCCCCAATTCGCGTTTTGACCAATACCTGCTGGGCAATACCGACATCCTCACGACCCAGGAAAAATACGGCTACCAGCGCTTCAAGGATTACGGCTGCATCGCCTGTCACCAGGGCGTGAACATCGGCGGCAATATGTTCCAGAAGTTCGGTGTGATGGGCGACTACTTCAAGGCGCGCGGCAATCCGGTCGAATCGGACCTGGGCCGCTACCTACTGACCAAGGACGAAGAAGACCGCTATGTGTTCAAGGTGCCCAGCCTGCGCAATGTGGCGGTCACCGCGCCGTACTTCCACGATGCCTCGGCCACGACCCTGACCGAAGCGGTGGATGTGATGTTCAAGTACCAACTGGGGCGCAACCCGTCCCAGGAGGACAAAGACTTGATCATTCAGTTTCTCAAGACCCTGACCGGCGAATGGGCAGGCAAGCCTCTATGA
- a CDS encoding NUDIX domain-containing protein, protein MSMTLRIAAALLIGSDGQTLLVRKRGTQAFMQPGGKIDAGEQPAEALARELFEELNLRINPSDAVYLGHFSAPAANEPGFTVDAQLFLVQIDTAVTPAAEIEEVRWIDPAGDGGLVLAPLTRDLILPFYRSSLTATA, encoded by the coding sequence ATGTCCATGACCCTCCGCATCGCCGCCGCCCTCCTGATCGGCAGTGACGGCCAAACCCTGTTGGTACGCAAGCGCGGCACCCAGGCCTTTATGCAGCCGGGCGGCAAGATCGACGCTGGCGAGCAGCCCGCCGAGGCTCTTGCGCGTGAACTGTTCGAGGAGTTGAACCTGCGGATCAACCCCAGCGACGCCGTCTACCTCGGCCATTTTTCGGCCCCCGCTGCCAACGAACCGGGTTTCACCGTGGACGCCCAATTGTTCCTGGTGCAGATCGACACAGCCGTCACCCCCGCTGCCGAAATCGAAGAAGTGCGCTGGATCGACCCCGCCGGTGATGGCGGCCTGGTCCTGGCGCCGTTGACACGTGACCTGATCCTGCCGTTCTATCGCTCATCGCTGACTGCCACCGCCTGA
- a CDS encoding ATP-binding protein, whose translation MNQPPNRRILLIDDTPSIHDDFRKILMPTGESNQALDDMESALFGHTSTPTVQPFELHSAYGGEEGLLLLTTAMTEKRPYALAFVDMRMPQGWDGAKTIEALWTVDPGLQVVVCTAYSDYAWDELLHRLHGHDRLLILKKPFDNIEVQQMANTLANKWDMARRASLQTSHLEQLVEQRTQALQVEIDERKHLESQLVQSEKLASLGQLAAGVAHEINNPVGFISSNLSTLDGYFNQLQQMLDAYRQAEESLAPGAQRDQLNTLRKALELDFLKEDIPILIRESKDGIGRVVQIVKDLKNFSRVDNDQTWQFANVQQGIDSTLNIVASELKYKADVVKHYAPLPDIECLASQLNQVVMNLVINAAQAMGPERGTITISNGVEGENIWLEVADNGCGIGPDTVQKIFDPFFTTKPVGEGTGLGLSLSYGIVKKHRGDISVSSELGKGTKFRVVLPIRQTAA comes from the coding sequence ATGAACCAACCTCCCAACCGGCGCATTTTGCTGATCGACGACACGCCGTCGATTCACGATGACTTTCGCAAGATCCTCATGCCCACCGGTGAATCCAACCAGGCGCTGGATGATATGGAGTCGGCACTGTTTGGCCACACCAGCACGCCCACGGTCCAACCCTTCGAGTTGCACTCGGCCTATGGCGGGGAAGAAGGCTTGCTGTTGCTCACCACGGCAATGACCGAGAAACGCCCCTACGCCCTGGCGTTTGTCGACATGCGCATGCCTCAGGGTTGGGACGGCGCCAAGACCATCGAAGCGTTGTGGACAGTCGACCCCGGCCTGCAAGTGGTGGTGTGCACAGCGTATTCGGATTACGCCTGGGATGAGCTGCTGCACCGCCTGCACGGCCACGATCGGTTGTTGATCCTGAAAAAGCCGTTCGACAACATCGAAGTCCAACAGATGGCCAATACCCTGGCCAATAAATGGGACATGGCCCGCCGCGCCTCGTTGCAAACCAGTCATCTCGAACAACTGGTGGAACAACGCACCCAGGCGCTGCAAGTGGAAATCGACGAACGCAAGCACCTCGAAAGCCAACTGGTGCAGTCGGAAAAACTGGCATCCCTGGGGCAACTGGCAGCGGGCGTGGCCCATGAGATCAACAACCCAGTGGGGTTTATCTCCTCCAACCTCAGCACCCTCGACGGCTACTTCAACCAACTGCAACAGATGCTGGACGCTTATCGACAGGCCGAGGAAAGCCTCGCGCCGGGTGCGCAACGCGATCAGCTCAACACCTTGCGTAAGGCGCTGGAGCTGGACTTTCTCAAGGAAGACATTCCGATCCTGATCCGCGAATCCAAGGACGGCATCGGGCGTGTGGTGCAGATCGTCAAGGACCTGAAAAACTTCTCCCGCGTGGACAACGACCAGACGTGGCAATTTGCGAACGTGCAGCAGGGTATCGATTCGACGCTGAACATCGTCGCCAGCGAGCTCAAGTACAAGGCCGATGTCGTCAAACACTACGCGCCCCTGCCGGACATCGAATGCCTGGCTTCGCAGCTCAATCAAGTGGTGATGAACCTGGTGATCAACGCCGCGCAAGCCATGGGCCCGGAGCGCGGCACCATCACCATCAGCAATGGCGTGGAAGGCGAAAACATCTGGCTGGAAGTGGCAGACAATGGCTGCGGGATAGGCCCGGACACTGTGCAAAAAATCTTCGATCCGTTCTTCACCACCAAGCCGGTGGGCGAAGGGACGGGGTTGGGGTTGTCATTGTCCTACGGCATCGTCAAGAAACACCGTGGCGATATTTCCGTGAGCAGCGAGCTGGGCAAAGGTACGAAGTTTCGCGTGGTGTTGCCGATTCGGCAGACGGCGGCGTAG
- a CDS encoding DAHL domain-containing protein has translation MTLTRRRTSQILLGLITLLLASTLVFLYLKASRDQTASYTQSRDLIRQLKQLNAQWDSEVLKARIAITHNYDPLVTPLAQMTRLWAELSDSETSHNADDLPGWQASTQAYQAAIQEKARLVDQFKSHNAVLRNSLAFLPTAEDDIQAQFNRIDDAGRLQLQDVATDTYDLLLSSLEFAQVTSDERAADILVGLGKLAINKESLPSEFQAPVEILSNHISLILREQPVVNSLLERIAAVPVADRLDDLTNHLNQDQQAADLIDHQYHRYLLVFSTLLVMLLLYLTVRLLRSFAEINRVNRALQAANDTLEQRVERRTQQLKDAQSELLDSARQAGMAEIATNVLHNVGNVLNSVNISADLVTRKLRSSKALGLGKAMQLINEHKGDLGTFLTEDEKGKLLPGYLNQLVHAIAVEQQGMADELAQLSKSVDHIKDIVSTQQSYAGASTLMEPVHISALMEDALRMNAGALSRHHVTVVKEYGQVPEIMADKHRLLLIMVNLISNAKYAMSNLTDRPRQMTLAVHPLEDNTLQISVKDEGEGIPAENMTRIFTHGFTTRKEGHGFGLHSCALAAVEMHGQLSVHSDGPGLGAVFTLTIPLTLAGSPP, from the coding sequence ATGACCCTCACCCGCCGCCGCACCAGCCAGATCCTGCTTGGGCTGATCACCCTGCTGCTGGCCTCGACGCTGGTGTTTCTGTACCTCAAGGCTTCTCGCGACCAGACGGCCAGCTACACCCAGTCGCGGGACTTGATCCGCCAACTCAAGCAACTCAACGCCCAATGGGACAGCGAAGTGCTCAAGGCGCGGATCGCGATCACCCACAACTATGATCCGCTGGTCACGCCACTCGCGCAGATGACCCGACTATGGGCCGAACTGAGCGACAGCGAGACGTCCCACAACGCCGACGACCTGCCGGGTTGGCAAGCCAGCACGCAAGCCTATCAGGCGGCTATCCAGGAAAAAGCCCGCTTGGTCGACCAGTTCAAATCCCACAATGCCGTGCTGCGTAACTCACTGGCTTTTTTGCCAACCGCCGAAGATGACATCCAGGCCCAGTTCAATCGCATTGACGATGCGGGCCGCCTGCAACTGCAAGACGTGGCCACCGACACCTACGACCTGCTGCTCAGCAGCCTGGAATTCGCCCAGGTGACCAGCGACGAACGCGCCGCCGACATCCTCGTGGGCCTGGGCAAACTGGCGATCAACAAAGAGAGCCTGCCCAGCGAGTTCCAGGCCCCGGTAGAGATCCTCAGCAACCACATCTCTCTGATCCTGCGCGAACAGCCGGTGGTCAACAGCCTGCTTGAGCGCATTGCGGCGGTCCCGGTGGCCGACCGCCTGGACGACCTGACCAACCACCTCAATCAGGATCAGCAAGCGGCTGACCTGATCGACCATCAATACCATCGTTACCTGCTGGTCTTTTCGACGTTACTGGTAATGTTGCTGCTCTATCTGACGGTACGCCTGCTACGCAGCTTCGCCGAGATCAACCGGGTCAACCGCGCCTTGCAGGCGGCGAATGACACCCTGGAACAACGGGTGGAACGGCGCACCCAGCAGCTCAAGGATGCCCAGAGCGAACTGCTCGACAGCGCCCGCCAGGCCGGCATGGCAGAGATCGCCACCAACGTGCTGCACAACGTCGGCAACGTGCTCAACAGCGTGAATATCTCGGCCGACCTGGTCACCCGCAAACTGCGCAGCAGCAAGGCGCTGGGCCTGGGCAAGGCCATGCAGTTGATCAACGAACACAAGGGCGACTTGGGCACCTTTCTCACCGAGGATGAGAAGGGCAAACTGCTGCCCGGCTACCTCAACCAGTTGGTGCACGCCATTGCCGTCGAGCAGCAAGGCATGGCCGATGAGCTGGCGCAGTTGAGCAAAAGCGTCGACCACATCAAGGACATCGTCTCTACCCAGCAGTCCTATGCCGGCGCCTCCACGCTGATGGAACCGGTGCACATCAGCGCCTTGATGGAAGACGCCCTGCGCATGAACGCCGGCGCGCTGAGCCGCCATCACGTCACGGTGGTCAAGGAGTATGGGCAGGTGCCGGAAATCATGGCGGACAAACACCGGTTGCTGCTGATCATGGTCAACCTGATCAGCAACGCTAAATACGCCATGTCCAACCTCACGGACCGGCCACGGCAAATGACCCTGGCGGTGCACCCCTTGGAAGACAACACCCTGCAGATCAGCGTAAAGGACGAGGGCGAAGGCATACCCGCCGAGAACATGACCCGGATCTTCACCCACGGCTTCACCACCCGCAAGGAAGGCCACGGCTTCGGCCTGCACAGCTGCGCCCTGGCCGCCGTGGAAATGCACGGTCAGCTCAGCGTCCACAGTGACGGGCCTGGCCTGGGCGCGGTGTTCACCTTGACGATTCCTCTCACCCTTGCCGGAAGCCCCCCATGA
- a CDS encoding type B 50S ribosomal protein L31: MKAGIHPDYRTVLFHDTAADVFFLIGSTADSDRTHTHSDGNTYPYIPLDVSSASHPIYTGQQRKTQVEGRIAGFNKRFAAFGSSPKKAEA; this comes from the coding sequence ATGAAAGCTGGTATCCATCCCGACTACCGCACCGTGCTGTTCCACGACACCGCCGCCGACGTGTTCTTCCTGATCGGCTCCACCGCTGACAGCGATCGCACCCACACGCACAGCGACGGCAACACCTACCCCTACATCCCGCTGGACGTGTCCAGCGCGTCGCACCCGATCTACACCGGTCAGCAGCGCAAGACCCAGGTCGAAGGCCGGATTGCCGGGTTCAACAAGCGCTTTGCTGCGTTTGGGTCGAGCCCGAAAAAAGCCGAGGCATAA
- a CDS encoding GNAT family N-acetyltransferase, with amino-acid sequence MNIRELTAGDAEAYRALMLEAYGVYPQAFTSSVAERAAMPLSWWEKRLDNPLDRLLGGFDGDELAGIVGLAFEPREKARHKVTLFGMYVTAVYQHKGLGRRLVQAALDEARQHPRLKVIQLTVTAGNDAAFALYQRCGFIQYGLEPLAVRVGVDYFDKIHMWRELTAG; translated from the coding sequence ATGAATATTCGCGAGCTCACGGCCGGCGACGCCGAGGCGTATCGGGCATTGATGCTGGAGGCCTACGGGGTTTATCCACAGGCGTTTACCTCCAGCGTCGCCGAGCGCGCAGCAATGCCCCTGAGCTGGTGGGAAAAGCGCCTCGACAACCCACTGGATCGGCTGCTGGGCGGTTTTGATGGGGATGAACTGGCGGGCATTGTCGGCCTGGCATTCGAGCCTCGGGAGAAGGCGCGGCACAAAGTGACCTTGTTTGGGATGTACGTGACCGCGGTTTATCAACACAAGGGCTTGGGCCGACGGTTGGTGCAAGCGGCACTGGACGAAGCGCGCCAGCACCCGCGCCTCAAGGTGATCCAACTGACCGTCACCGCCGGCAATGATGCCGCCTTTGCGTTGTACCAACGCTGCGGCTTTATCCAGTACGGCCTGGAGCCGCTGGCGGTGCGGGTGGGCGTGGATTACTTCGACAAAATCCACATGTGGCGCGAACTCACGGCGGGCTGA
- a CDS encoding HD domain-containing phosphohydrolase encodes MDEQLATKPTILLVDDEESILNSLRRLLRGQPFDVVLAGSGAQALEIMAAQPIDLVMSDARMPGMDGAQLLAEIHRLYPATSRILLTGYADLPTIIKAINEGQIHRYIGKPWNDEELKLILQQALEHQRLERLTHEQNDQLKLLNATLEKRVAARTSELQQTADMLDLAYDELKHSYVTGTEVFSLLANLRLPKDKQTNRPLIELVRVYCAAQSIDEASTRDLAMAAALYNIGKLSWSDSMLVEPADKLHSTDRERYRGYPTQSESLLMTLEPMKDAARMIRHHQERWDGSGFPDHLKGEAIPFGSRLLKLAVDFIELQKGLILERHLNSDEALLYIRKYAGRLYDPALIDDFVQACAAFVSDVTLGDPTVKVLSTRELAAGMVLARNLNADNGMLLLNAGKVLNLPLVDKLIAFEAMEGAKYSVFIKEPDEA; translated from the coding sequence ATGGATGAACAACTCGCGACTAAACCCACTATTTTGCTGGTCGACGATGAAGAGTCGATCCTCAACAGCCTGCGTCGCCTGTTGCGAGGTCAGCCTTTCGACGTGGTGCTCGCCGGCAGCGGTGCCCAGGCGCTGGAGATCATGGCCGCCCAGCCCATCGACCTGGTGATGAGCGATGCGCGCATGCCCGGCATGGACGGCGCGCAGTTGTTGGCCGAAATCCACCGCCTGTATCCCGCCACCAGTCGTATCCTGCTGACCGGCTACGCGGACCTGCCCACGATCATCAAGGCGATCAATGAAGGGCAGATCCACCGCTACATCGGCAAACCCTGGAATGACGAGGAACTCAAGCTGATCCTGCAACAGGCCCTGGAGCACCAGCGCCTGGAACGCCTGACCCACGAGCAGAACGATCAGCTCAAGCTGTTGAACGCCACCCTGGAAAAACGCGTGGCCGCGCGCACCTCCGAGCTGCAACAGACTGCCGATATGCTCGACCTGGCCTATGACGAGCTCAAACACAGCTACGTAACCGGCACCGAAGTGTTTTCGCTGCTGGCCAACCTGCGCCTGCCCAAAGACAAACAGACCAACCGCCCGCTGATCGAGTTGGTGCGTGTGTACTGCGCCGCCCAGTCCATCGATGAGGCCAGCACCCGCGACCTGGCGATGGCCGCCGCGCTGTACAACATCGGCAAGTTGAGCTGGAGCGACAGCATGTTGGTCGAGCCGGCCGACAAGCTGCATAGCACCGACCGCGAACGCTATCGTGGCTACCCGACCCAGAGCGAATCGTTGTTGATGACCCTGGAGCCGATGAAGGATGCGGCGCGGATGATCCGCCATCACCAGGAGCGCTGGGATGGCAGCGGTTTTCCGGACCACCTCAAGGGCGAAGCGATCCCGTTCGGCTCGCGCCTGCTGAAACTGGCAGTGGACTTCATCGAGTTGCAGAAAGGGCTGATCCTCGAGCGGCATCTGAACAGTGATGAAGCGCTGTTATATATCCGCAAATACGCCGGGCGCCTCTACGATCCGGCGTTGATCGACGATTTTGTCCAGGCTTGCGCCGCGTTTGTCAGTGATGTGACCTTGGGCGACCCGACCGTCAAGGTGCTAAGCACCCGTGAGTTGGCCGCTGGCATGGTCCTGGCGCGCAACCTCAATGCCGACAACGGCATGCTGCTGCTCAACGCCGGCAAGGTGCTGAACTTGCCATTGGTGGACAAGCTGATCGCCTTCGAAGCGATGGAAGGTGCCAAGTACAGCGTGTTTATCAAGGAACCGGACGAGGCATGA
- a CDS encoding LysE family translocator — translation MIPLNDLLIFAAACLLMVLTPGPNMIYLISRSICQGRKAGMVSLLGVVAGFFVHLFAAAVGLTAVFLAVPMAYEVLKWAGALYLLWLAWQAVKPGARSPFEAQQLPPDSTRKLITMGFLTSALNPKIAVFYLSVFPQFITPEHGSVFTQSLMLGFTQISVSFVVNMLISLFAASIAAWFMHNPTWLSVQRYFMGFVLAGLAVRLMLEQRRSA, via the coding sequence GTGATCCCGCTCAACGACTTGCTGATTTTCGCCGCTGCCTGCCTGCTGATGGTGCTCACACCCGGCCCGAACATGATCTACCTGATCTCCCGTTCGATCTGCCAGGGGCGCAAGGCGGGCATGGTTTCGTTGCTTGGCGTGGTGGCGGGGTTTTTTGTGCATCTGTTCGCGGCGGCCGTGGGTTTGACCGCCGTGTTCCTCGCCGTGCCGATGGCCTATGAAGTGCTGAAATGGGCCGGTGCCCTGTACCTGCTGTGGCTGGCCTGGCAAGCGGTCAAGCCGGGGGCACGCTCGCCGTTCGAAGCCCAACAATTGCCGCCCGATTCCACGCGAAAACTGATCACCATGGGGTTTCTCACCAGCGCGCTGAACCCCAAGATCGCGGTGTTCTACCTCTCGGTGTTCCCGCAGTTCATCACCCCGGAGCACGGGTCGGTGTTTACCCAGAGCCTGATGCTCGGCTTCACCCAGATCAGCGTGAGCTTCGTGGTGAACATGCTGATCTCGTTGTTCGCCGCCTCGATTGCTGCGTGGTTCATGCACAACCCCACGTGGCTGTCGGTGCAACGCTATTTCATGGGGTTTGTCCTCGCGGGCCTGGCGGTACGGCTGATGCTAGAGCAGCGGCGCAGCGCATGA
- a CDS encoding EAL domain-containing protein produces the protein MNPHSGRANRRILIVDDTASIHEDFRKILCPEARDEQSLDSLEATLFGTTAAAPRQLFVLDSAYQGQEALALVNQALATNAPYALVFIDMRMPPGWDGLHTIEQLWNVDPNLQIALCTAYSDYSFEAIEARLKYNDQLLILKKPFDPLEIRQMASALTWKWQLAQDVALKVIGLERTIEERVQELLKVSHLLQYDALTQLPNSTLLGDRLTQAIALGRRHDTQLAVMFIGLDRFKRINNALGYPVGDEVLQQVSQGLVASVRESDSVFRYGSDEFVILLNDVQHPQQTQHIAQKLLNAISATRHVAGHDLSITACLGISIYPNDSGNAVELIKHAETAMHTSKERGPDTFSFYTEDMNLRAQHQQNLESAIRQALERDEFVLHYQPKLDLASGKIVGAEALIRWFQPRSGWVNPADFIPVAEDSGLIVPLTQWVLRQSCEQAQIWRVMGLPSLRVSVNVSAIDFRQRSFVDNLAAILKDTGLPPAQLELEITESVLMQNVDETVDILQRIKAIGVRLALDDFGTGYSSLSYLRRFPIDVLKIDQSFVRGLNANSQDAQLITAIIGMGKSLELNIIAEGVETAEQLDFLKTQECEEGQGFLFSKAVPAKDFARLLQVGCAMPITHS, from the coding sequence ATGAACCCGCACTCAGGACGGGCCAACCGTCGCATCCTGATCGTCGATGACACCGCCTCGATCCATGAGGACTTTCGCAAGATCCTCTGCCCAGAAGCACGCGACGAGCAGTCACTGGACAGCCTTGAAGCAACCCTGTTCGGCACCACTGCCGCCGCGCCGCGCCAACTGTTTGTACTCGATTCCGCCTACCAGGGGCAGGAAGCGCTTGCGCTGGTGAACCAGGCCCTGGCCACCAACGCGCCCTACGCCCTGGTGTTCATCGACATGCGCATGCCGCCCGGATGGGATGGCCTGCACACCATCGAGCAGCTGTGGAACGTCGACCCCAACCTGCAGATCGCCCTGTGCACGGCCTATTCGGACTATTCCTTCGAAGCCATCGAAGCGCGATTGAAATACAACGACCAACTGCTGATCCTGAAGAAACCCTTCGACCCTCTGGAAATCCGCCAGATGGCCAGCGCCCTGACGTGGAAATGGCAACTCGCCCAGGACGTCGCGCTGAAGGTGATCGGCCTGGAGCGCACGATCGAAGAACGGGTGCAGGAATTGCTCAAAGTCTCGCACCTATTGCAATACGACGCGCTCACGCAGTTGCCCAACAGCACGCTGCTGGGTGATCGCCTGACCCAGGCCATCGCCCTCGGCCGTCGGCATGACACGCAATTGGCGGTGATGTTTATCGGACTCGACCGCTTCAAACGCATCAACAACGCCCTGGGTTATCCGGTGGGCGACGAAGTGCTGCAGCAGGTCAGCCAGGGGCTGGTGGCGTCGGTACGGGAGTCGGACTCGGTGTTTCGCTATGGCTCCGACGAGTTTGTGATCCTGCTCAACGATGTCCAGCATCCCCAGCAAACCCAACACATTGCCCAGAAGCTACTCAACGCCATCAGCGCCACCCGCCACGTAGCGGGGCACGACCTGAGCATCACCGCCTGCCTGGGCATCAGCATTTACCCGAATGACAGCGGCAATGCCGTAGAACTGATCAAACACGCCGAAACCGCCATGCACACCAGCAAAGAACGCGGCCCGGATACTTTCAGCTTCTATACCGAAGACATGAACCTGCGCGCCCAGCACCAGCAAAACCTCGAAAGCGCAATCCGCCAGGCGCTGGAGCGCGATGAGTTTGTGTTGCACTACCAGCCCAAACTCGACCTGGCGTCCGGGAAAATTGTCGGGGCGGAGGCGCTGATACGCTGGTTTCAGCCACGTTCGGGGTGGGTAAACCCGGCTGATTTCATACCCGTGGCTGAAGACAGCGGGCTGATCGTACCCTTGACCCAATGGGTATTGCGCCAATCCTGCGAGCAAGCACAGATCTGGCGTGTGATGGGCCTGCCCTCCTTGCGTGTTTCGGTGAATGTCTCGGCGATCGACTTTCGCCAGCGCAGTTTTGTCGACAACCTGGCAGCCATCCTCAAGGACACCGGCCTGCCACCGGCCCAACTGGAGCTGGAAATCACCGAAAGTGTGTTGATGCAGAACGTCGATGAAACGGTCGATATCCTGCAACGGATCAAAGCCATCGGCGTTCGCCTGGCCCTGGATGATTTCGGCACGGGTTACTCCAGCCTCAGCTACCTGCGCCGCTTTCCGATTGATGTACTGAAAATCGACCAATCCTTTGTGCGCGGCTTGAACGCCAACAGCCAGGACGCACAATTGATCACTGCGATCATCGGCATGGGCAAGAGCCTGGAACTCAACATCATCGCCGAAGGGGTGGAGACCGCCGAACAACTGGACTTTCTGAAAACCCAGGAGTGCGAAGAAGGCCAGGGTTTTCTGTTCAGCAAAGCGGTGCCTGCGAAAGATTTCGCCCGTTTGCTGCAGGTCGGCTGTGCGATGCCGATAACCCATTCATAA
- a CDS encoding glucan biosynthesis protein D has product MIALLTSLDKGALAADSGDQARAFSFDELIEQAQADALKPYLYPNTNSDALLAKLDYAAHGQIRFKPELALFAKGPGQFPVTFFHLGSFFRTPVRVYALDKGVAREIVYDPTNFDMPGDSPAHALPRNSGFAGFRIQESRLGNQAKLPWQQNDWVAFLGASYFRAIGELYQYGLSARAIALDVAQAGKAEEFPAFTHLWFEPPKNPRATSMTLYARLDGPSICGAYRFVINRTLGVVMDVDCTFFLRKSVGRLGIAPLTSMFWFSETAKRTAADWRPEVHDSDGLALWTGNGERIWRPLNNPPRTVVSAFSDHQPKGFGLLQRDRNFDHYLDGVNYQRRPSLWVEPLGDWGEGSVQLMENGTDDEIHDNIVAMWVPSAPAEAGNRYTLRYRLHWLAQEPYAAPLAMCVATRLGKGGQPGQPRPVGVRKFVVEFQGAPLEKLAPGVKPEAVISCSRGALGLVFTEAVPDGVAGHWRAQFDLTVDGKDPVELRLFLQLDGQPLSETWLYQYHPFHSDSTAIGVTSMADNSNQP; this is encoded by the coding sequence ATGATCGCCCTGCTCACGTCCCTGGACAAGGGTGCCCTGGCTGCCGATAGCGGCGACCAGGCCCGCGCTTTTTCCTTCGACGAATTGATCGAGCAGGCACAAGCCGATGCCTTGAAACCCTATCTCTATCCCAACACGAACTCGGACGCGCTATTAGCGAAACTCGACTATGCCGCCCACGGGCAGATCCGCTTCAAACCCGAGTTGGCTCTATTTGCCAAGGGGCCGGGGCAATTTCCCGTGACCTTCTTTCATCTGGGATCATTCTTTCGCACGCCGGTGAGGGTGTATGCACTGGACAAGGGCGTCGCCCGCGAGATCGTTTACGACCCGACGAACTTCGACATGCCTGGCGACAGCCCGGCCCACGCCTTACCCCGTAACAGTGGATTCGCAGGTTTTCGCATCCAGGAAAGCCGTCTGGGCAACCAGGCCAAACTCCCGTGGCAACAGAACGACTGGGTGGCCTTTCTTGGCGCGTCGTACTTTCGCGCTATCGGCGAGTTGTACCAATACGGTCTGTCGGCACGGGCGATTGCCCTGGACGTGGCTCAAGCCGGCAAGGCCGAGGAATTTCCCGCCTTCACCCACCTCTGGTTCGAACCGCCGAAGAACCCGCGCGCCACGTCCATGACGCTCTACGCACGGCTCGACGGCCCCAGTATCTGCGGGGCCTACCGTTTCGTAATCAACCGCACGCTGGGCGTGGTCATGGACGTGGACTGCACGTTCTTCCTGCGCAAGAGCGTCGGTCGGCTGGGCATTGCACCGCTGACGTCGATGTTCTGGTTCAGTGAAACCGCCAAGCGAACCGCTGCCGACTGGCGCCCCGAAGTCCACGACAGCGACGGTCTGGCGCTCTGGACCGGTAACGGCGAGCGCATCTGGCGCCCCCTGAACAACCCGCCGCGCACTGTAGTTTCGGCGTTCAGCGACCATCAACCGAAGGGCTTCGGCCTGCTACAACGTGACCGCAATTTTGACCACTACCTCGACGGCGTGAATTATCAGCGCCGCCCCAGCCTATGGGTCGAGCCATTGGGCGACTGGGGCGAAGGCAGCGTACAACTGATGGAAAATGGCACCGATGACGAGATCCACGACAACATCGTCGCCATGTGGGTACCTTCGGCCCCCGCCGAAGCGGGCAATCGCTATACGCTGCGTTATCGCCTGCACTGGCTGGCCCAGGAGCCTTACGCTGCGCCATTGGCAATGTGCGTAGCCACGCGCTTGGGCAAAGGCGGCCAGCCAGGCCAGCCGCGTCCCGTGGGGGTGCGTAAATTTGTCGTCGAATTTCAAGGCGCGCCCTTGGAGAAACTCGCACCGGGCGTCAAGCCCGAGGCCGTGATCAGTTGTTCCAGAGGCGCGCTTGGTCTGGTCTTCACTGAAGCCGTGCCGGACGGCGTCGCCGGTCATTGGCGAGCACAGTTCGACTTGACCGTCGACGGTAAGGACCCGGTGGAGTTACGGCTGTTCCTGCAACTGGACGGTCAGCCGCTGTCGGAAACCTGGCTGTATCAATACCACCCCTTCCACTCGGACTCGACGGCAATCGGTGTCACTTCAATGGCTGACAACAGCAATCAGCCATGA